The bacterium genome has a window encoding:
- a CDS encoding type II toxin-antitoxin system Phd/YefM family antitoxin — MFEFEDSKLGRVKILNVTEARSSIAAIMNDAEFNYIITKNNKPIRVIINYDSYKKTKNQLQPTAAPKAVPAKAPEPKSQLAGLIGTREKELKSTLTSPLSPTIETAVGGEEELTFLEMSDEELTEIAPEESTAIEALVDTTDKSDDVYWTEDTVVEVEETPSIRDLLKDEPEEERTVLEEPEAPPPAPKSRIYQPVVQEEPLPPAQASAEPDYFSRYQKLYEPSSLKPVEEPKAEPVLPPITAPIFDVEPEGPTMLEEPEPVSPAPVAAPKPEPEKPRHREVPSIQDLLRDLENEKLSGDDE, encoded by the coding sequence ATGTTTGAATTTGAAGACTCTAAGCTAGGTCGAGTTAAAATTCTCAATGTTACCGAGGCGCGCTCGTCTATTGCCGCCATCATGAATGATGCTGAATTTAACTATATTATTACCAAAAACAACAAGCCCATCCGCGTTATTATTAATTACGATTCGTATAAAAAAACCAAAAATCAGCTCCAGCCCACGGCAGCCCCCAAAGCTGTACCCGCTAAAGCTCCCGAGCCTAAAAGCCAGCTGGCTGGGCTTATTGGAACACGTGAAAAAGAATTAAAATCTACCCTCACATCACCATTATCTCCCACTATAGAAACCGCTGTAGGAGGGGAAGAAGAGCTTACATTTTTAGAAATGTCGGATGAAGAGTTAACCGAGATCGCCCCCGAAGAATCAACCGCTATAGAAGCTCTTGTAGATACAACGGACAAATCGGACGATGTGTACTGGACAGAAGATACTGTAGTAGAAGTAGAAGAGACCCCTAGTATTCGTGATCTTTTAAAGGATGAGCCGGAAGAAGAGCGCACCGTATTAGAAGAACCCGAAGCACCGCCTCCAGCTCCTAAATCCCGAATATATCAGCCTGTTGTTCAAGAAGAGCCTCTTCCACCCGCACAAGCATCAGCCGAGCCCGATTATTTTTCACGCTATCAAAAACTGTACGAACCCTCGTCACTGAAGCCCGTGGAAGAACCTAAAGCAGAACCTGTATTACCTCCAATAACTGCACCTATATTTGATGTAGAACCCGAAGGGCCCACTATGCTGGAGGAGCCTGAACCTGTATCACCAGCCCCGGTAGCTGCTCCCAAGCCCGAACCCGAAAAACCA
- the mnmE gene encoding tRNA uridine-5-carboxymethylaminomethyl(34) synthesis GTPase MnmE — translation MLLEGTIVAQATAVGAGAIGIIRLSGAASAVILKKIFNHKASFETHKLYHGKIINPETSDTVDDVMAVYMKAPHSFTGEDVVEIHAHGSPAVLKKIVEVCILQGAQQAEPGEFSKRAFLNGKIDLSQAEAICDLISAQSDEARKNALSQLDGFLSRTITVLREKLIQLLAALEAGFDFSEEDVTFFKKEEALPVFNEVDGKIKTLLDSFKTGLLYKEGVKVALVGKPNVGKSSLLNALINQDRAIIHDKPGTTRDVVEGERMINGYRFLFSDTAGIRSTTDDIEQEGIRRSEEALGKANGLLIVLDTSRELDASDNDLLERTKNSNRIVILNKSDQPSAWNDKLGDLKVSAKNRTGIDDLINLMKKRFIPQGQTSEGFALTNLRHFQNLTVAHTHLSSLILNLPSLSEEMISAELMAITQHLGAITGVIDSELVLDEVFSRFCIGK, via the coding sequence ATGCTTTTAGAAGGAACCATTGTAGCGCAAGCCACAGCCGTAGGAGCCGGTGCTATTGGTATTATTCGTTTATCCGGTGCCGCTTCGGCCGTTATTCTTAAAAAAATTTTTAATCACAAAGCCTCCTTTGAAACCCACAAGCTTTATCACGGAAAAATTATCAATCCTGAAACAAGTGACACAGTGGACGATGTAATGGCCGTTTATATGAAAGCGCCCCATAGTTTTACCGGGGAAGACGTTGTAGAAATTCACGCTCATGGCAGCCCTGCTGTTTTAAAAAAAATTGTAGAAGTCTGTATTCTGCAGGGAGCACAACAAGCAGAACCTGGTGAATTTTCCAAAAGAGCCTTTTTAAATGGCAAAATAGATCTTTCGCAGGCCGAGGCCATTTGCGATTTGATTAGTGCCCAATCGGACGAAGCGCGTAAAAATGCTCTTAGCCAATTGGATGGTTTTTTAAGCCGTACTATTACTGTACTGCGCGAAAAACTAATTCAGCTATTAGCCGCGCTGGAAGCTGGTTTTGATTTCTCCGAGGAAGATGTTACTTTTTTTAAAAAAGAGGAAGCTCTTCCTGTTTTTAATGAGGTTGATGGAAAAATAAAAACACTGCTCGATTCATTTAAGACCGGTCTTCTTTACAAAGAGGGTGTAAAAGTAGCCTTGGTAGGAAAACCAAACGTGGGCAAATCCAGTTTGCTCAATGCACTCATCAATCAGGACCGCGCGATTATTCACGATAAACCTGGCACCACGCGCGATGTGGTGGAAGGCGAGCGGATGATTAATGGTTATCGTTTTTTATTTTCTGATACGGCCGGTATTCGCAGTACAACGGATGATATTGAGCAGGAAGGGATTAGACGTTCGGAAGAAGCACTGGGTAAAGCAAACGGTCTGCTCATTGTACTGGATACCTCACGAGAGTTGGACGCCAGTGACAACGATCTTTTGGAGCGCACAAAAAATTCTAACCGAATTGTGATTCTCAACAAATCAGATCAGCCCTCAGCGTGGAATGATAAATTGGGCGATCTCAAAGTTTCAGCAAAAAACAGAACCGGTATTGACGACCTGATAAATTTAATGAAAAAACGTTTTATACCCCAAGGCCAAACATCCGAGGGTTTTGCCTTAACCAATTTACGCCACTTTCAAAATTTAACCGTAGCCCACACACATCTATCTTCTCTTATTTTAAACCTCCCCTCTTTATCCGAAGAAATGATCTCGGCCGAGCTCATGGCAATAACTCAACATTTAGGGGCCATTACGGGTGTTATTGATAGCGAACTTGTATTGGATGAGGTGTTTTCACGCTTTTGCATTGGAAAATAA
- a CDS encoding type II toxin-antitoxin system RelE/ParE family toxin translates to MKLRVPDPVRQQIKKLHPALKQKMRNGLDVLLKEPHLGKPLKDEFSGLLSFRMGKYRIIYKLADANKTLEIIALGPRRTIYEETYRLLKKN, encoded by the coding sequence ATGAAACTCCGTGTTCCCGATCCTGTTCGCCAGCAAATTAAAAAACTTCACCCTGCCCTCAAACAAAAAATGAGAAACGGATTGGACGTGCTTTTAAAAGAACCTCATTTGGGCAAACCGCTCAAAGACGAATTTTCAGGTCTTTTGAGCTTTAGAATGGGCAAATATAGGATCATTTATAAACTGGCCGATGCTAACAAAACTCTCGAAATTATTGCCTTAGGGCCCCGCCGCACTATTTATGAAGAAACTTATCGTCTTTTAAAAAAGAACTGA
- a CDS encoding type II toxin-antitoxin system Phd/YefM family antitoxin: MKTLSLSEAKMKLSELIRAVSNLDEEIVITKNGSPQAVIINPAELDSLRETIAVRSDKELVADIKKGLKSLKNKKSKLYTLDELFDD; this comes from the coding sequence ATGAAAACTCTCTCTTTGTCCGAAGCTAAAATGAAACTTTCTGAGCTGATACGTGCCGTATCTAATCTTGATGAAGAAATTGTAATCACCAAAAACGGCTCGCCACAGGCTGTTATCATTAACCCTGCCGAGTTAGATAGCCTACGTGAAACCATCGCTGTCAGATCAGATAAGGAATTGGTGGCTGATATTAAAAAAGGACTTAAATCCCTAAAAAATAAAAAATCAAAACTTTATACTCTAGACGAGCTTTTTGACGATTAA